A region of Ictidomys tridecemlineatus isolate mIctTri1 chromosome 4, mIctTri1.hap1, whole genome shotgun sequence DNA encodes the following proteins:
- the Incenp gene encoding inner centromere protein isoform X5, with product MGTTAPGPIHLLELCDQKLIDFVCNMDNKDLVWLKEIEEEAERMFIREFSKEPELMPKTPSQKNRRKKRQVSCVQDENRDPIRKRLSRRKTRSSQLSSRHICSKDKVEKLATVMGKNGSPVLQRVTRAAAAAAAAAAAAAAAVASSTASAESSPIPELPSMLTEKPMVVIGLTERRSAEQCLTQCMAASALSQVPSPAPTPAAPSASQGIPTSDVESTPKKLEAGRLESVTVSSLMATPQDTKSRGVGTGRSVSKLKIAQASPGLWDSHSSPDSPWKERVLAPILPENFSTPTGSRAVPQSVRRSLIALSSPDAQVLLTQKYSLVSRQEGTSRRSSKKIKKAAKEPAASARIICHSYLERLLNVEVPQKVSPEHKESSDKDEPVEADKPEASKNDGSNSRLHGATKVAPSTSTLKPAAGDQEAPSSSEGQQEAKTDEADRHREPPRSVRRKRSYKQAMSELDEHHLGDEELQPPRCKTPSPPCPASKVVRPLRTFLHTVQRNQMLMTPTSGSRSSVMKSFIKRNTPLRVDPKEKERQRLENLRRKEEAEQLRRQKVEEDKRRRLEEVKLKREERLRKVMQARERVEQMKEEKKKQIEQKFAQIDEKTEKAKEERLAEEKAKKKAAARKMEEVEARRKQEEEARRLKWIQQEEEERRHQEQLQKKKEEEQERLHKAEARRLAEQREQERRLAEQREQERQLAEERKREQERKREQERLQAERELQEREKALRLQKERLQRELQEKKKVGEEQQRLAEQQLQEEQERKAKKATGASKGLNVTIDVQSPVCTSYQMTPQGPRSCPIIITDDYGMDLNSDDSTDDEANPRKPIPRWAQGAQISQAVVSQYCNPPNTDEIFGPILLPDLEDIFKKSKPRYHKRTSSAVWNSPPLRDTRTPGILVHNLKKY from the exons ATGGGGACCACTGCCCCAGGACCCATTCACCTGCTGGAGCTATGTGACCAGAAGCTCATAGACTTTGTCTGCAACATGGACAATAAGGACTTGGTGTGGCTCAAGGAGATCGAGGAGGAGGCGGAGCGCATGTTCATAAG AGAATTCAGCAAAGAACCAGAGCTGATGCCCAAAACTCCTTCTCAGAAGAACCGACGGAAGAAGAGACAGGTTTCTTGTGTTCAGGATGAAAACAGAGACCCAATCAGGAAGAG ATTATCCCGCAGAAAGACTCGGAGCAGCCAGCTGAGTTCTCGGCACATCTGTAGCAAGGATAAGGTGGAGAAGCTGGCTACAGTGATGGGGAAGAATGGCTCTCCTGTGCTACAGCGGGTGACCCGAGCTGCAGCCGCCGCAGCCGCAGCCGCTGCAGCCGCAGCCGCTGCTGTAGCCTCCTCCACAGCATCGGCTGAATCTTCACCTATCCCCGAGCTTCCCAGCATGCTGACCGAGAAACCCATGGTGGTGATAGGCCTTACCGAGCGCCGGAGTGCTGAACAGTGCCTCACTCAGTGCATGGCTGCCTCAGCTCTGTcacaggttccatccccagctcccacTCCAGCTGCACCTTCGGCTTCCCAGGGCATCCCGACATCGGATGTTGAATCAACACCTAAGAAGTTAGAGGCCGGAAGACTGGAGTCTGTCACAGTGAGCTCTTTGATGGCTACGCCCCAGGACACCAAGAGTCGAGGGGTTGGGACTGGACGGTCTGTGTCCAAGCTCAAGATTGCGCAGGCTTCCCCAGGTCTGTGGGACTCACACAGCTCTCCAGACTCTCCATGGAAGGAGCGGGTGCTGGCCCCCATCCTGCCAGAGAACTTCTCCACCCCCACGGGCTCCCGTGCAGTCCCTCAGTCAGTGCGTCGCAGCCTGATTGCCCTGTCCTCCCCGGATGCCCAAGTCTTACTCACCCAAAAGTATTCCCTGGTGTCCAGACAGGAAGGCACCAGCCGCAGATCAAGCAAAAAGATCAAGAAGGCTGCCAAGGAGCCAGCTGCCTCTGCCCGCATCATCT GTCACAGTTACCTGGAGAGGCTCCTGAATGTTGAGGTGCCCCAAAAAGTCAG CCCTGAGCACAAGGAATCCAGTGACAAGGATGAGCCTGTGGAGGCAGACAAGCCAGAG GCCTCCAAGAACGATGGGAGTAACTCGAGGCTCCATGGTGCCACCAAGGTTGCCCCTAGTACGTCCACATTGAAGCCTGCAGCTGGTGACCAGGAAGCACCCTCTTCCTCTGAAGGGCAACAAG AGGCCAAGACTGATGAAgcagatagacacagagagccaCCCCGGAGTGTCAG GAGGAAACGCAGCTATAAGCAGGCGATGAGCGAGCTGGACGAGCATCATCTGGGGGATGAGGAGCTGCAGCCCCCCAGGTGTAAGACTCCttccccaccctgcccagccaGCAAG GTGGTACGGCCCCTCCGGACCTTTCTGCACACAGTGCAGAGGAACCAGATGCTCATGACCCCAACCTCGGGATCCCGCAGCAGTGTCATGAAGTCTTTCATCAAGCGCAATACTCCCCTGCGTGTGGACCCCAAG GAGAAGGAGCGCCAACGCCTGGAGAACCTGCGGCGGAAGGAGGAGGCTGAGCAGCTGCGCAGGCAGAAGGTGGAGGAGGACAAGCGGCggcggctggaggaggtgaagCT GAAGCGTGAGGAGCGCCTCCGCAAGGTGATGCAGGCCCGAGAGCGCGTGGAGCagatgaaggaggagaagaagaagcagatagagcagaagtttgctCAGATCGATGAGAAGACCGAGAAG GCCAAGGAGGAGCGGCTGGCAGAGGAGAAGGCCAAGAAAAAGGCGGCGGCCAGGAAGATGGAGGAAGTGGAGGCGCGtaggaagcaggaggaggaagcgCGCAGGCTCAAGTGGATCCAGCAG gaagaggaggagcGGCGCCATCAAGAGCAGCtgcagaagaagaaggaggaggagcaggagcggTTGCACAAGGCCGAGGCCAGGCGGCTGGCAGAGCAACGCGAGCAGGAGCGGCGGCTGGCAGAGCAACGCGAGCAGGAGCGGCAGCTGGCAGAGGAGCGCAAGAGGGAGCAGGAGCGCAAGAGGGAGCAGGAGCGGCTCCAGGCCGAGAG GGAGCTGCAGGAGAGGGAGAaggccctgcggctacagaaggagCGACTGCAGAGGGAACTGCAGGAGAAGAAGAAGGTAGGG gaggagCAGCAGCGCCTGGCTGAGCAGCAgctgcaggaggagcaggagcgcAAAGCCAAGAAGGCGACTGGAGCCAGCAAGGGCCTGAATGTGACCATAGATGTGCAG tctCCAGTTTGTACCTCATATCAAATGACTCCACAAGGGCCCAGGTCCTGCCCCATAATCATTACAGATGATTATGGGATGGACCTGAATAGTGATGACTCTACTGATGACGAGGCCAACCCCCGGAAGCCTATTCCCCGCTGGGCCCAAG GTGCCCAGATCTCACAGGCTGTCGTCTCTCAATACTGTAACCCACCGAACACTGATGAGATTTTTGGACCCATTCTCCTGCCTGACTTGGAGGACATCTTCAAGAAGAGCAAGCCCCGCTACCACAAGCGCACCAGCTCGGCTGTCTGGAACTCGCCGCCCCTGCGGGACACCAGGACTCCTGGCATCCTGGTCCACAATCTGAAGAAGTACTGA
- the Incenp gene encoding inner centromere protein isoform X8 has protein sequence MGTTAPGPIHLLELCDQKLIDFVCNMDNKDLVWLKEIEEEAERMFIREFSKEPELMPKTPSQKNRRKKRQVSCVQDENRDPIRKRLSRRKTRSSQLSSRHICSKDKVEKLATVMGKNGSPVLQRVTRAAAAAAAAAAAAAAAVASSTASAESSPIPELPSMLTEKPMVVIGLTERRSAEQCLTQCMAASALSQVPSPAPTPAAPSASQGIPTSDVESTPKKLEAGRLESVTVSSLMATPQDTKSRGVGTGRSVSKLKIAQASPGLWDSHSSPDSPWKERVLAPILPENFSTPTGSRAVPQSVRRSLIALSSPDAQVLLTQKYSLVSRQEGTSRRSSKKIKKAAKEPAASARIICHSYLERLLNVEVPQKVSPEHKESSDKDEPVEADKPEASKNDGSNSRLHGATKVAPSTSTLKPAAGDQEAPSSSEGQQEAKTDEADRHREPPRSVRRKRSYKQAMSELDEHHLGDEELQPPRCKTPSPPCPASKVVRPLRTFLHTVQRNQMLMTPTSGSRSSVMKSFIKRNTPLRVDPKYSFVEKERQRLENLRRKEEAEQLRRQKVEEDKRRRLEEVKLKREERLRKVMQARERVEQMKEEKKKQIEQKFAQIDEKTEKAKEERLAEEKAKKKAAARKMEEVEARRKQEEEARRLKWIQQEEEERRHQEQLQKKKEEEQERLHKAEARRLAEQREQERRLAEQREQERQLAEERKREQERKREQERLQAERELQEREKALRLQKERLQRELQEKKKEEQQRLAEQQLQEEQERKAKKATGASKGLNVTIDVQSPVCTSYQMTPQGPRSCPIIITDDYGMDLNSDDSTDDEANPRKPIPRWAQGAQISQAVVSQYCNPPNTDEIFGPILLPDLEDIFKKSKPRYHKRTSSAVWNSPPLRDTRTPGILVHNLKKY, from the exons ATGGGGACCACTGCCCCAGGACCCATTCACCTGCTGGAGCTATGTGACCAGAAGCTCATAGACTTTGTCTGCAACATGGACAATAAGGACTTGGTGTGGCTCAAGGAGATCGAGGAGGAGGCGGAGCGCATGTTCATAAG AGAATTCAGCAAAGAACCAGAGCTGATGCCCAAAACTCCTTCTCAGAAGAACCGACGGAAGAAGAGACAGGTTTCTTGTGTTCAGGATGAAAACAGAGACCCAATCAGGAAGAG ATTATCCCGCAGAAAGACTCGGAGCAGCCAGCTGAGTTCTCGGCACATCTGTAGCAAGGATAAGGTGGAGAAGCTGGCTACAGTGATGGGGAAGAATGGCTCTCCTGTGCTACAGCGGGTGACCCGAGCTGCAGCCGCCGCAGCCGCAGCCGCTGCAGCCGCAGCCGCTGCTGTAGCCTCCTCCACAGCATCGGCTGAATCTTCACCTATCCCCGAGCTTCCCAGCATGCTGACCGAGAAACCCATGGTGGTGATAGGCCTTACCGAGCGCCGGAGTGCTGAACAGTGCCTCACTCAGTGCATGGCTGCCTCAGCTCTGTcacaggttccatccccagctcccacTCCAGCTGCACCTTCGGCTTCCCAGGGCATCCCGACATCGGATGTTGAATCAACACCTAAGAAGTTAGAGGCCGGAAGACTGGAGTCTGTCACAGTGAGCTCTTTGATGGCTACGCCCCAGGACACCAAGAGTCGAGGGGTTGGGACTGGACGGTCTGTGTCCAAGCTCAAGATTGCGCAGGCTTCCCCAGGTCTGTGGGACTCACACAGCTCTCCAGACTCTCCATGGAAGGAGCGGGTGCTGGCCCCCATCCTGCCAGAGAACTTCTCCACCCCCACGGGCTCCCGTGCAGTCCCTCAGTCAGTGCGTCGCAGCCTGATTGCCCTGTCCTCCCCGGATGCCCAAGTCTTACTCACCCAAAAGTATTCCCTGGTGTCCAGACAGGAAGGCACCAGCCGCAGATCAAGCAAAAAGATCAAGAAGGCTGCCAAGGAGCCAGCTGCCTCTGCCCGCATCATCT GTCACAGTTACCTGGAGAGGCTCCTGAATGTTGAGGTGCCCCAAAAAGTCAG CCCTGAGCACAAGGAATCCAGTGACAAGGATGAGCCTGTGGAGGCAGACAAGCCAGAG GCCTCCAAGAACGATGGGAGTAACTCGAGGCTCCATGGTGCCACCAAGGTTGCCCCTAGTACGTCCACATTGAAGCCTGCAGCTGGTGACCAGGAAGCACCCTCTTCCTCTGAAGGGCAACAAG AGGCCAAGACTGATGAAgcagatagacacagagagccaCCCCGGAGTGTCAG GAGGAAACGCAGCTATAAGCAGGCGATGAGCGAGCTGGACGAGCATCATCTGGGGGATGAGGAGCTGCAGCCCCCCAGGTGTAAGACTCCttccccaccctgcccagccaGCAAG GTGGTACGGCCCCTCCGGACCTTTCTGCACACAGTGCAGAGGAACCAGATGCTCATGACCCCAACCTCGGGATCCCGCAGCAGTGTCATGAAGTCTTTCATCAAGCGCAATACTCCCCTGCGTGTGGACCCCAAG TACAGCTTTGTC GAGAAGGAGCGCCAACGCCTGGAGAACCTGCGGCGGAAGGAGGAGGCTGAGCAGCTGCGCAGGCAGAAGGTGGAGGAGGACAAGCGGCggcggctggaggaggtgaagCT GAAGCGTGAGGAGCGCCTCCGCAAGGTGATGCAGGCCCGAGAGCGCGTGGAGCagatgaaggaggagaagaagaagcagatagagcagaagtttgctCAGATCGATGAGAAGACCGAGAAG GCCAAGGAGGAGCGGCTGGCAGAGGAGAAGGCCAAGAAAAAGGCGGCGGCCAGGAAGATGGAGGAAGTGGAGGCGCGtaggaagcaggaggaggaagcgCGCAGGCTCAAGTGGATCCAGCAG gaagaggaggagcGGCGCCATCAAGAGCAGCtgcagaagaagaaggaggaggagcaggagcggTTGCACAAGGCCGAGGCCAGGCGGCTGGCAGAGCAACGCGAGCAGGAGCGGCGGCTGGCAGAGCAACGCGAGCAGGAGCGGCAGCTGGCAGAGGAGCGCAAGAGGGAGCAGGAGCGCAAGAGGGAGCAGGAGCGGCTCCAGGCCGAGAG GGAGCTGCAGGAGAGGGAGAaggccctgcggctacagaaggagCGACTGCAGAGGGAACTGCAGGAGAAGAAGAAG gaggagCAGCAGCGCCTGGCTGAGCAGCAgctgcaggaggagcaggagcgcAAAGCCAAGAAGGCGACTGGAGCCAGCAAGGGCCTGAATGTGACCATAGATGTGCAG tctCCAGTTTGTACCTCATATCAAATGACTCCACAAGGGCCCAGGTCCTGCCCCATAATCATTACAGATGATTATGGGATGGACCTGAATAGTGATGACTCTACTGATGACGAGGCCAACCCCCGGAAGCCTATTCCCCGCTGGGCCCAAG GTGCCCAGATCTCACAGGCTGTCGTCTCTCAATACTGTAACCCACCGAACACTGATGAGATTTTTGGACCCATTCTCCTGCCTGACTTGGAGGACATCTTCAAGAAGAGCAAGCCCCGCTACCACAAGCGCACCAGCTCGGCTGTCTGGAACTCGCCGCCCCTGCGGGACACCAGGACTCCTGGCATCCTGGTCCACAATCTGAAGAAGTACTGA
- the Incenp gene encoding inner centromere protein isoform X3, whose protein sequence is MGTTAPGPIHLLELCDQKLIDFVCNMDNKDLVWLKEIEEEAERMFIREFSKEPELMPKTPSQKNRRKKRQVSCVQDENRDPIRKSRLSRRKTRSSQLSSRHICSKDKVEKLATVMGKNGSPVLQRVTRAAAAAAAAAAAAAAAVASSTASAESSPIPELPSMLTEKPMVVIGLTERRSAEQCLTQCMAASALSQVPSPAPTPAAPSASQGIPTSDVESTPKKLEAGRLESVTVSSLMATPQDTKSRGVGTGRSVSKLKIAQASPGLWDSHSSPDSPWKERVLAPILPENFSTPTGSRAVPQSVRRSLIALSSPDAQVLLTQKYSLVSRQEGTSRRSSKKIKKAAKEPAASARIICHSYLERLLNVEVPQKVSPEHKESSDKDEPVEADKPEASKNDGSNSRLHGATKVAPSTSTLKPAAGDQEAPSSSEGQQEAKTDEADRHREPPRSVRRKRSYKQAMSELDEHHLGDEELQPPRCKTPSPPCPASKVVRPLRTFLHTVQRNQMLMTPTSGSRSSVMKSFIKRNTPLRVDPKYSFVEKERQRLENLRRKEEAEQLRRQKVEEDKRRRLEEVKLKREERLRKVMQARERVEQMKEEKKKQIEQKFAQIDEKTEKAKEERLAEEKAKKKAAARKMEEVEARRKQEEEARRLKWIQQEEEERRHQEQLQKKKEEEQERLHKAEARRLAEQREQERRLAEQREQERQLAEERKREQERKREQERLQAERELQEREKALRLQKERLQRELQEKKKEEQQRLAEQQLQEEQERKAKKATGASKGLNVTIDVQSPVCTSYQMTPQGPRSCPIIITDDYGMDLNSDDSTDDEANPRKPIPRWAQGAQISQAVVSQYCNPPNTDEIFGPILLPDLEDIFKKSKPRYHKRTSSAVWNSPPLRDTRTPGILVHNLKKY, encoded by the exons ATGGGGACCACTGCCCCAGGACCCATTCACCTGCTGGAGCTATGTGACCAGAAGCTCATAGACTTTGTCTGCAACATGGACAATAAGGACTTGGTGTGGCTCAAGGAGATCGAGGAGGAGGCGGAGCGCATGTTCATAAG AGAATTCAGCAAAGAACCAGAGCTGATGCCCAAAACTCCTTCTCAGAAGAACCGACGGAAGAAGAGACAGGTTTCTTGTGTTCAGGATGAAAACAGAGACCCAATCAGGAAGAG CAGATTATCCCGCAGAAAGACTCGGAGCAGCCAGCTGAGTTCTCGGCACATCTGTAGCAAGGATAAGGTGGAGAAGCTGGCTACAGTGATGGGGAAGAATGGCTCTCCTGTGCTACAGCGGGTGACCCGAGCTGCAGCCGCCGCAGCCGCAGCCGCTGCAGCCGCAGCCGCTGCTGTAGCCTCCTCCACAGCATCGGCTGAATCTTCACCTATCCCCGAGCTTCCCAGCATGCTGACCGAGAAACCCATGGTGGTGATAGGCCTTACCGAGCGCCGGAGTGCTGAACAGTGCCTCACTCAGTGCATGGCTGCCTCAGCTCTGTcacaggttccatccccagctcccacTCCAGCTGCACCTTCGGCTTCCCAGGGCATCCCGACATCGGATGTTGAATCAACACCTAAGAAGTTAGAGGCCGGAAGACTGGAGTCTGTCACAGTGAGCTCTTTGATGGCTACGCCCCAGGACACCAAGAGTCGAGGGGTTGGGACTGGACGGTCTGTGTCCAAGCTCAAGATTGCGCAGGCTTCCCCAGGTCTGTGGGACTCACACAGCTCTCCAGACTCTCCATGGAAGGAGCGGGTGCTGGCCCCCATCCTGCCAGAGAACTTCTCCACCCCCACGGGCTCCCGTGCAGTCCCTCAGTCAGTGCGTCGCAGCCTGATTGCCCTGTCCTCCCCGGATGCCCAAGTCTTACTCACCCAAAAGTATTCCCTGGTGTCCAGACAGGAAGGCACCAGCCGCAGATCAAGCAAAAAGATCAAGAAGGCTGCCAAGGAGCCAGCTGCCTCTGCCCGCATCATCT GTCACAGTTACCTGGAGAGGCTCCTGAATGTTGAGGTGCCCCAAAAAGTCAG CCCTGAGCACAAGGAATCCAGTGACAAGGATGAGCCTGTGGAGGCAGACAAGCCAGAG GCCTCCAAGAACGATGGGAGTAACTCGAGGCTCCATGGTGCCACCAAGGTTGCCCCTAGTACGTCCACATTGAAGCCTGCAGCTGGTGACCAGGAAGCACCCTCTTCCTCTGAAGGGCAACAAG AGGCCAAGACTGATGAAgcagatagacacagagagccaCCCCGGAGTGTCAG GAGGAAACGCAGCTATAAGCAGGCGATGAGCGAGCTGGACGAGCATCATCTGGGGGATGAGGAGCTGCAGCCCCCCAGGTGTAAGACTCCttccccaccctgcccagccaGCAAG GTGGTACGGCCCCTCCGGACCTTTCTGCACACAGTGCAGAGGAACCAGATGCTCATGACCCCAACCTCGGGATCCCGCAGCAGTGTCATGAAGTCTTTCATCAAGCGCAATACTCCCCTGCGTGTGGACCCCAAG TACAGCTTTGTC GAGAAGGAGCGCCAACGCCTGGAGAACCTGCGGCGGAAGGAGGAGGCTGAGCAGCTGCGCAGGCAGAAGGTGGAGGAGGACAAGCGGCggcggctggaggaggtgaagCT GAAGCGTGAGGAGCGCCTCCGCAAGGTGATGCAGGCCCGAGAGCGCGTGGAGCagatgaaggaggagaagaagaagcagatagagcagaagtttgctCAGATCGATGAGAAGACCGAGAAG GCCAAGGAGGAGCGGCTGGCAGAGGAGAAGGCCAAGAAAAAGGCGGCGGCCAGGAAGATGGAGGAAGTGGAGGCGCGtaggaagcaggaggaggaagcgCGCAGGCTCAAGTGGATCCAGCAG gaagaggaggagcGGCGCCATCAAGAGCAGCtgcagaagaagaaggaggaggagcaggagcggTTGCACAAGGCCGAGGCCAGGCGGCTGGCAGAGCAACGCGAGCAGGAGCGGCGGCTGGCAGAGCAACGCGAGCAGGAGCGGCAGCTGGCAGAGGAGCGCAAGAGGGAGCAGGAGCGCAAGAGGGAGCAGGAGCGGCTCCAGGCCGAGAG GGAGCTGCAGGAGAGGGAGAaggccctgcggctacagaaggagCGACTGCAGAGGGAACTGCAGGAGAAGAAGAAG gaggagCAGCAGCGCCTGGCTGAGCAGCAgctgcaggaggagcaggagcgcAAAGCCAAGAAGGCGACTGGAGCCAGCAAGGGCCTGAATGTGACCATAGATGTGCAG tctCCAGTTTGTACCTCATATCAAATGACTCCACAAGGGCCCAGGTCCTGCCCCATAATCATTACAGATGATTATGGGATGGACCTGAATAGTGATGACTCTACTGATGACGAGGCCAACCCCCGGAAGCCTATTCCCCGCTGGGCCCAAG GTGCCCAGATCTCACAGGCTGTCGTCTCTCAATACTGTAACCCACCGAACACTGATGAGATTTTTGGACCCATTCTCCTGCCTGACTTGGAGGACATCTTCAAGAAGAGCAAGCCCCGCTACCACAAGCGCACCAGCTCGGCTGTCTGGAACTCGCCGCCCCTGCGGGACACCAGGACTCCTGGCATCCTGGTCCACAATCTGAAGAAGTACTGA
- the Incenp gene encoding inner centromere protein isoform X2 yields MGTTAPGPIHLLELCDQKLIDFVCNMDNKDLVWLKEIEEEAERMFIREFSKEPELMPKTPSQKNRRKKRQVSCVQDENRDPIRKRLSRRKTRSSQLSSRHICSKDKVEKLATVMGKNGSPVLQRVTRAAAAAAAAAAAAAAAVASSTASAESSPIPELPSMLTEKPMVVIGLTERRSAEQCLTQCMAASALSQVPSPAPTPAAPSASQGIPTSDVESTPKKLEAGRLESVTVSSLMATPQDTKSRGVGTGRSVSKLKIAQASPGLWDSHSSPDSPWKERVLAPILPENFSTPTGSRAVPQSVRRSLIALSSPDAQVLLTQKYSLVSRQEGTSRRSSKKIKKAAKEPAASARIICHSYLERLLNVEVPQKVSPEHKESSDKDEPVEADKPEASKNDGSNSRLHGATKVAPSTSTLKPAAGDQEAPSSSEGQQEAKTDEADRHREPPRSVRRKRSYKQAMSELDEHHLGDEELQPPRCKTPSPPCPASKVVRPLRTFLHTVQRNQMLMTPTSGSRSSVMKSFIKRNTPLRVDPKYSFVEKERQRLENLRRKEEAEQLRRQKVEEDKRRRLEEVKLKREERLRKVMQARERVEQMKEEKKKQIEQKFAQIDEKTEKAKEERLAEEKAKKKAAARKMEEVEARRKQEEEARRLKWIQQEEEERRHQEQLQKKKEEEQERLHKAEARRLAEQREQERRLAEQREQERQLAEERKREQERKREQERLQAERELQEREKALRLQKERLQRELQEKKKVGEEQQRLAEQQLQEEQERKAKKATGASKGLNVTIDVQSPVCTSYQMTPQGPRSCPIIITDDYGMDLNSDDSTDDEANPRKPIPRWAQGAQISQAVVSQYCNPPNTDEIFGPILLPDLEDIFKKSKPRYHKRTSSAVWNSPPLRDTRTPGILVHNLKKY; encoded by the exons ATGGGGACCACTGCCCCAGGACCCATTCACCTGCTGGAGCTATGTGACCAGAAGCTCATAGACTTTGTCTGCAACATGGACAATAAGGACTTGGTGTGGCTCAAGGAGATCGAGGAGGAGGCGGAGCGCATGTTCATAAG AGAATTCAGCAAAGAACCAGAGCTGATGCCCAAAACTCCTTCTCAGAAGAACCGACGGAAGAAGAGACAGGTTTCTTGTGTTCAGGATGAAAACAGAGACCCAATCAGGAAGAG ATTATCCCGCAGAAAGACTCGGAGCAGCCAGCTGAGTTCTCGGCACATCTGTAGCAAGGATAAGGTGGAGAAGCTGGCTACAGTGATGGGGAAGAATGGCTCTCCTGTGCTACAGCGGGTGACCCGAGCTGCAGCCGCCGCAGCCGCAGCCGCTGCAGCCGCAGCCGCTGCTGTAGCCTCCTCCACAGCATCGGCTGAATCTTCACCTATCCCCGAGCTTCCCAGCATGCTGACCGAGAAACCCATGGTGGTGATAGGCCTTACCGAGCGCCGGAGTGCTGAACAGTGCCTCACTCAGTGCATGGCTGCCTCAGCTCTGTcacaggttccatccccagctcccacTCCAGCTGCACCTTCGGCTTCCCAGGGCATCCCGACATCGGATGTTGAATCAACACCTAAGAAGTTAGAGGCCGGAAGACTGGAGTCTGTCACAGTGAGCTCTTTGATGGCTACGCCCCAGGACACCAAGAGTCGAGGGGTTGGGACTGGACGGTCTGTGTCCAAGCTCAAGATTGCGCAGGCTTCCCCAGGTCTGTGGGACTCACACAGCTCTCCAGACTCTCCATGGAAGGAGCGGGTGCTGGCCCCCATCCTGCCAGAGAACTTCTCCACCCCCACGGGCTCCCGTGCAGTCCCTCAGTCAGTGCGTCGCAGCCTGATTGCCCTGTCCTCCCCGGATGCCCAAGTCTTACTCACCCAAAAGTATTCCCTGGTGTCCAGACAGGAAGGCACCAGCCGCAGATCAAGCAAAAAGATCAAGAAGGCTGCCAAGGAGCCAGCTGCCTCTGCCCGCATCATCT GTCACAGTTACCTGGAGAGGCTCCTGAATGTTGAGGTGCCCCAAAAAGTCAG CCCTGAGCACAAGGAATCCAGTGACAAGGATGAGCCTGTGGAGGCAGACAAGCCAGAG GCCTCCAAGAACGATGGGAGTAACTCGAGGCTCCATGGTGCCACCAAGGTTGCCCCTAGTACGTCCACATTGAAGCCTGCAGCTGGTGACCAGGAAGCACCCTCTTCCTCTGAAGGGCAACAAG AGGCCAAGACTGATGAAgcagatagacacagagagccaCCCCGGAGTGTCAG GAGGAAACGCAGCTATAAGCAGGCGATGAGCGAGCTGGACGAGCATCATCTGGGGGATGAGGAGCTGCAGCCCCCCAGGTGTAAGACTCCttccccaccctgcccagccaGCAAG GTGGTACGGCCCCTCCGGACCTTTCTGCACACAGTGCAGAGGAACCAGATGCTCATGACCCCAACCTCGGGATCCCGCAGCAGTGTCATGAAGTCTTTCATCAAGCGCAATACTCCCCTGCGTGTGGACCCCAAG TACAGCTTTGTC GAGAAGGAGCGCCAACGCCTGGAGAACCTGCGGCGGAAGGAGGAGGCTGAGCAGCTGCGCAGGCAGAAGGTGGAGGAGGACAAGCGGCggcggctggaggaggtgaagCT GAAGCGTGAGGAGCGCCTCCGCAAGGTGATGCAGGCCCGAGAGCGCGTGGAGCagatgaaggaggagaagaagaagcagatagagcagaagtttgctCAGATCGATGAGAAGACCGAGAAG GCCAAGGAGGAGCGGCTGGCAGAGGAGAAGGCCAAGAAAAAGGCGGCGGCCAGGAAGATGGAGGAAGTGGAGGCGCGtaggaagcaggaggaggaagcgCGCAGGCTCAAGTGGATCCAGCAG gaagaggaggagcGGCGCCATCAAGAGCAGCtgcagaagaagaaggaggaggagcaggagcggTTGCACAAGGCCGAGGCCAGGCGGCTGGCAGAGCAACGCGAGCAGGAGCGGCGGCTGGCAGAGCAACGCGAGCAGGAGCGGCAGCTGGCAGAGGAGCGCAAGAGGGAGCAGGAGCGCAAGAGGGAGCAGGAGCGGCTCCAGGCCGAGAG GGAGCTGCAGGAGAGGGAGAaggccctgcggctacagaaggagCGACTGCAGAGGGAACTGCAGGAGAAGAAGAAGGTAGGG gaggagCAGCAGCGCCTGGCTGAGCAGCAgctgcaggaggagcaggagcgcAAAGCCAAGAAGGCGACTGGAGCCAGCAAGGGCCTGAATGTGACCATAGATGTGCAG tctCCAGTTTGTACCTCATATCAAATGACTCCACAAGGGCCCAGGTCCTGCCCCATAATCATTACAGATGATTATGGGATGGACCTGAATAGTGATGACTCTACTGATGACGAGGCCAACCCCCGGAAGCCTATTCCCCGCTGGGCCCAAG GTGCCCAGATCTCACAGGCTGTCGTCTCTCAATACTGTAACCCACCGAACACTGATGAGATTTTTGGACCCATTCTCCTGCCTGACTTGGAGGACATCTTCAAGAAGAGCAAGCCCCGCTACCACAAGCGCACCAGCTCGGCTGTCTGGAACTCGCCGCCCCTGCGGGACACCAGGACTCCTGGCATCCTGGTCCACAATCTGAAGAAGTACTGA